CGTACAACGTGGCGCTCGCTTCGCTCCCCAACTTCCAGAAGCCGGGCGACGTGAGCCCGAGCGCGCGCTACTGGGCGCGCGACGTGGTGACGCCGGAGTGGACCATGTCGCCGGATGGCTACGTGACCGTCCCGCTCGATCGCGCGGGGATCGGGGTCACGGTCGACCTGGACCGGATCGACGACCTCACGGTGCGACTGGAGCGCGTGGGTGAGTAGTTCGCCGGTGGTGATCAGCACGCCGACGACGGGGGTCCCGATCCACCTCGACGCCCCGGCGCGGGCGCGGGATCGCTTCACGCACGACGAACTGGCGCGCCTGGTGGCGCTGCGCCGGGAGCTGCATCGCCACCCGGAGCTGTCGTGGAAGGAGTACGCGACCTCGGACCGACTCGCTGCGGTCGCCGAGTCGTTAGGCGGGACGGTGACGCGCGTGGCGAACACCGGGATCGTGGCGCGCTTCAAGGGGCGCGATCCGCTCGCGCCGGTGGTGGCGGTGCGGGGCGACATCGACGCCCTCCCCATCCACGAGGAGACTGGACTCGACTACGCGTCTGCCGTCCCGGGCGTCATGCACGCCTGCGGGCATGACGTGCACGCCACGTGGGCCATCGGGGCGGCGATGGACCTCGTGCGCCACCCGGCGCGCGGCGACGTCCTCGTCGTGTTGCAGCCGGCGGAGGAAATCGGCGCCGGCGCGCCCGCCATCCTCGCCAGTGGTGCGCTGGACGGCGTGGCGGCGATCTTCGGCGGGCATGTCGACCGGCGCTTCGACGTGGGGCAGGTCATCGCCGAGCCCGGCCCGCTGGCCGCCTCGGCCGACAGCTTCCAGATCACCCTCGTGGGGCGCGGCGCGCACGGCGCGCGCCCGCACGAGGCGGCCGACGCCGTCGTCGCTGCCGCCGCGGTCATCACGGCGCTGCAGACCATCGTTGCCCGTCGCCTGGACCCCGCCGCCCCCGCCGTGTGCACCGTGGGGAGCGTACACGCCGGGGTCGCGCCTAACGTGATTCCCGAGACGGCCACGCTCACCGGGACGCTGCGGGCAATGGACCCGGACACGCGGCGACGCCTGGGCGAGGAGGTGACGCGACTGGCCACGCAGGTGGGAGAGGCGTACGGCGTGCGCGCCGAGGTGTCGCTCGAACTGGGCACGCCGCCGATCGTGAACCCGGTGCGCGAGGCGGCATGGGCGCGGCAGGCGGCCACCACGGTGTTGGGCGAGCACGCGGTCGTCCCCTTCGGGATCACGAACATGGGGGGCGAGGACTTCGCCTTCTACATGGAGAAGATCCCGGGGTGCTTCTTGCGCATCGGCGCGCGCGAACCGGGCGGGGCGTCGATCGCCGCACATTCGCCGCGCTTCTACGCCGCCGACGGCTCGATCCTGGTGGGGGCGGCGGTGCTGGCGGAGTGTGCGCGCCTGGCGAGCGAGGCGCTGGCGAACGCCTGACACCACGCCGCATCGCCACCGAACGTCACGCCCCAACTCCACGCAGCCGCGCGATCGCCAAACGCGATCGTGCAGCGCGCTACCTGAGCCACCCTCCCAGGTCGCGGGCAATCGACTGCAGCATGGCCGGTGTGAGCGACATCGTCACGCGACGCTTCTGGTCCGCATCGACGACTTGCACCTGGTACGCCGCCGAGGGATCGGCGAAGTCGGAGGGATGGAAGACGTAGATCCCGGCGTTGGGGACGCTCTTGCGGTCGCGCTTGTACGCGTCCGGGTTGCCGACGGCGTGGATGGTCTGGCTCTCGAGCGGGATGAGCGGCGTCCCGTTGCGGGTGATGCTCATGGAGTAGAAGTCGCCCTTCCTGGCATCGAGCGGCTTGTCGGGGCGCTGCGGATAGGCGGCCTTGTCGGGAGAGACTTCGAGGATGACCACGGCACGCCGCTCCTCGCGGTAGTCGCGCCACGCCTTCCACTCCAGCAGCGGATCGGGAGGGCCGGCGGGGGTCCTGGCGCCGATGTCGAACGGGTTGTCCGACGGCGCCGGCGCCGACTTCGCCATGCGCCAGGCCAGCAGCTGCGGCGTCATGGCCAGCACGTCGAAGCCGCCCTGCGTGACGCGGTACTGCTGGAGGTCGACGCTTCCCGCCTCGGCGGCGGCGATTGCATCTGACGGAACGGGGCGCGCCGGCCACGAACGGGTGAGCGTGGTGTCGGGGACGATCGCCGCCGCCGCGCCGCGCGCCGTGTGCAGGAGCGAACGCAGGGCGCCGGCGCCGACAATCGCGGTGCTCCCCCGGCGGCGGGTGACGATGCCCGCCACCCCACCGGTCCTGGGGTTGAGGACAGGGGCACCTAACGCCGCGTTGCCCACCGCCCCCGCCGCGGCGAGCGTGGTGCCGCTCACCCTGGCAACGACCACCGGCTGCTGCGTCACGGTGCTGCGCCCCACGACACGCAGCGCAAGGAGCGAGTCGCCCACCGCGGCCGCCGTGGCCGTCGTGTCGCGCCGCCCCACGTCGAGCGTCCGGCAGCGCCGGCAGCGGCGTGGGGAGACGACAAGTGCCGCGACGCCGTTGGCGCTGTCGATGGAGGCAACGCTGGCCTTCACCGAGTGTTCGCCGTCGATGAAGACGTCCACGCGCTGGTCGGGGGGGACGAGCGACGCGGCGGTGAGGAAGATGCCTGCCGAGTCGACCAGGAAGGCGCTCCCACGCCCTGCCGATGACGTCACGAAGAGGACGCCGCTGCGCGCGCGCTGCACGTACTCGCTGTCGGCGCCCGCGGCCGCCGGCAGCGTCGCGGACGGTGCGCTGTCGCTCGCACTGGGCGCTACCTCGCTGACAATCGAGTCCGTGGCGGCACTGACCGCCGGGGGCTGCTCCCCCTTTCCTCCCAGCATCTTCGTGGCGGCGAAGCCGAGGACCGCGATGCCTAACGCGGCTGCGGCCAGCATCCCCAACTTCCCGCCCCGGGCAGCGGCCGGCCGCTCGCTCGGTGGCGAGAGGTGCCTCGCGTCGGCACCGTCGCCCACCGCCGGGAGCGGGGTGGTGGCGCCGGCGTGGCGCACCTTCACGGTCGGCGTGGCCTTTGTCACGTCCGGCGCCGGCTCGATGGCGCGGGATGCCGCCGTCTCGACCGTCGGCGCGCGACGTTCTCCCGTGTCGCCGTCGCCCGCCACGCCGGGCGTTGCGGCTGGCGACACGGTCGTGGGCGGGAGCGTGGGGCGCGGAATCGCCTGCGACTCGCTGGGCGGGGTCACCACGCTCACCGAGCGCTCCCCCGACGTGGGCGTGGGATTGAGCGAACCGCGCACCGCCGACATCGAGCGCACCGGCGTGGAGCTGTCGATCGCCATCCCGCCACGGCTCGGCGTCGCCATGCGCTGCGAAAGGAGGAGGAGGTACGCCTGGTCCTCCTCGGTCAACGGCATCTCGCTCACCGCACCATCGAGTTCTGCCACGAACTCCATCGCGTCTGCATAACGAGCCGACGGTTCGACGTCGAGCGCACGGTCAAAGGCCGCCTGCAGCCCGGCCGGCCACTCGACCTCGGGGAGCACCTCGCCGAGGGCGCGCGGCTTGCCCAGCATGCGCGCCATGAGCGCGTCGCCCCCCCCGCTCGCCTTGAAGGCGCTCGAGCCCGTGAGGACGCGGAAGGCAATGAGCGCGAGGGCGTACAGGTCCGAACGCTCGTCCAGGACATCGCCCGTCAGCTGCTCGGGGCTCATGTAGTCCGGCGTGCCGACGATCATCCCCGTCGACGTGAACTGCTGCGTCCCGCGGCTCATCATCCGCGCGATCCCGAAATCGACCAGCTTGACCAGGTCGGTCCCGGCGCGCGTGCGCGCGACCATGACGTTGTCCGGCTTCAGGTCGCGATGGAGAATCCCCATCCCGTGCGCGGCGACCAGCGCCTCCGACGTCTGCCGAATGATCTCCACCGCGCGCACCGTGTGCAGCCGCCCCTCGCGGTCCAGGATCGACGAGAGCGGTTCGCCGGGCACGAACTCCATCGCCAGGTAGATCATCCCGTCCGACGTCTCGCCGAAGTCGTAGATCTGGGCGACGTTGGGATGTGAGATCTGCGAGGCATTCTCCGCTTCACGGTGGAAGCGCGATACCGCCACCGGATCGCCCAGCATCCACGAGCGCATGAGCTTGACCGCCACCTTGCGCTTGATGCGCACGTGCTCCGCCAGGTACACCTCGCCCATCCCCCCTTCGCCCAGGCGCTCCTTCACCAGGTAGCGATCGGCCAGCACCGTCCCGATCAGCGCGTTGGCACCACTGCCGGACGCGACCAAGGCCGCGCCGTCGATCGTGCAGAACCGATCGTCGTCGCCGTACTCCTTACCACATTGCGGGCAGAGCTTGGCCACCTTTCTTGAGAAGACGAGAGGACGGGAGGACGAGAGGACGAGAGGGGGGAGGCGGGGCGATCAGGGTGGGAACAGCAAAGTAAGGGCCGGAGGGCAGCTATTGAGCGTTCCGGATCAACTGCGCCCAGAATCTGATCCCGTGCGCGAAGTCCGCCAGCGGCGCCCGCTCATTGGTTCCATGCCCTCCCGAGATGAGCGCCGAAGGCCAGGAGGACGGTGCGTGTGGGCGCGAAGCCCTGGGCGAGGAGGAGGTCGACCCCTTCCAGGATGCCGATGACCGATGCCTTGTCGTCGAATGCCGCGTCGGGGGGCACGACGGGCGCCGGATGCGGGACGAGTCGCGTGGCGCGCCAACTACCGATTTCGCCCAGGGCAACGACGACCAGGGCGAATACGGCGAGCAGTTTCCTGATCACGGTGCGTTGGATCGGAGGGAGCGATTACCGAACGACGGTGCCATCCCATCCCGGGCCGCGCAGTGCGCGACCGGGGCGGGCGTTGGTGTGGCGCCCATCGCGCAGGACGCGGACGCCGTTGACCCACACCTGCTCGACGCCGGTGGAGAGTTGGTGCGGCTGCTGCGGCGTGGCGCGGTCGATGATGGTGGCGGGGTCGAAGATGACGACGTCGGCGAACAGCCCTTCGCGCAGGAGGCCGCGATCGCGCAGCGCCAGGCGCGAGGCCACGGCGCCGCTCATGCGCCGCACGGCATCCTCGAGGGTGAGGAGGTGCTGTTCGCGCACGTAGCGCCCCAGGATGCGCGGATAGGTCCCGTAGGAGCGTGGGTGCACGACGATGGTGGTGCTGTCGGGATCGACGCCGCCGGCGTCGGAGCCGATGGAGACCCAGGGGGACTTGAGCTGCATGCGCACGTTCTCCTCGGACATGGTGAAGTTGATCTTGTCGAGGTCGTGCCCTTCGGCGAGGATCAGCTCGATGACGGCATCGGGCCAGGGGCGGTTCATCGCGGTGGCAATGTCGGCGAGGTACTTCCCTTCGTACTGCTTGTGCTCGGCCCTGGTGAACCCGCCGATCATGTACGCGCCGGGCCCTTCCAGCTGGCAGAGCGGCGCCCCGTTCATGTCTGTCATCTCGCGCACGATGCGCGCGCGTGTGTCAGCATTCCGCAGGTTGTCCATCAGCTTCCCGTTCTCGGCGGCCCAGTCGGGGAAGCACTCGCCCAGGTTGTTGCCGGAAAAGGGATAGGGGTACATGGTGGCGGCAACGTCGAAGCCGGAGGCGCGCGCCGAGTCGATCCTGGCGACCATGGCGGGCGCCTTGCCCCAGTTGCGGCGGTTCGACGCCTTGAGGTGATAGATGTCGACGCGCACGCCGCCCTCGCGCCCGATGCGGAAGGCCTCGTCCATGGCCTGGAAGAGCGAGTCGTCCTCCGAGCGCATGTGGGTGATGTAGCCCCCCTGGAAGGGGGCCATGGCCTTCGCCATCTCGACTAACTCGCCGGTGCTGGCGTACGACCCTGGCGGGTAGATGAGTGCGGTGGAGATGCCGAAGGCGCCGTCGGCCATGGCGCGCCGGACGACCGCGCGCATCGTGTCCGATTGCGAGGCGTTAGGCATCCCGGGCGCCTGCCCCATGACGTACGCGCGTACGGTGGTGGCGCCAAGGTAGGATCCGGCGTTGACCGAGATCCCGTTGCGCTCCATGGCCGTGAGCCAGGCGCCAAAGCCGCGGGAACCGTGAAAGCCGGGCTGCAGTGCCGCGCGCCTGGGGGCGAAGGCGTCGGCGCCGAGGAGCGTGTCGACGTGCGCATTGGCCGGCGCGGGGGTCGTCGCTTCGCCGAGTATCTCGCTCGTGACGCCCTGCGTGACCTTGGAGAGGACGCGTCCATCCTGCCAGAGGAAGGCATCCCACGAGTGGGACTGGATGTCGATGAAACCCGGGGCTACGACGCGATTGCGAGCGTCGATGCGTTCCCGCGCCGTGGCGTTGCGCAAGCCGCCGGCAATGGTGATGGCGGCGATGCGGTCGCCGCGAATGGCGAGGTCGCCGGCGAACCACGGATTGCCGCTCCCGTCAACGATGCGCCCGTTCTCGATGATGACGTCATAGGGAGCGCGGTCGGGGACGAGCCGCGGCGCAGGGCCACGGCTACACGCCGCGAGCATGAACGCCGCGAACACCGGGGCGATCCGGATCGTCCCACGAAGGGCGCGCGAATGGGAGGACATGTCGGGTTTGGGGGCGCGATGGGGGCGGGTAGTGCTTTTCTCGCGCCGGAAGGGTACGATATCTGTCGCCTGCTGGCCATCACCCCCTTGGATGCCACGCGCACCCGCCCCGGCGGGGGAGGTTCAATTCGTGATGTACACACGCCCATCGCGCCCCGGTTCCGGTCAGCGCGCTGTTGTCGTCGCCGTCTTTCTCGCCTGCCTAACGGCGCTCCCCGCCGCGGCGCAGAAGGGCGAAGTCGGGACCGGCGGGATCAAGGGGATCGTGCGAGACTCCAGCGGTGCCGCGGTGGAAGGGGCGCAGGTATCGGTGAAGGGGGTGGACATCCACGGCGAGAGCGGCGCGGGGGGTGAGTTCCTCTTCGCCAAGGCCAATGCCGGAGCGCTGACGATCCAGGTGCGACGCATCGGCTTCCTTCCCGAAACGGCCACCGTGAACGTCCTTGCCGGGACGACCATCAACGCGGAGTTCACGCTCAGGCGCGTCGTGGTGGCGCTCACCCCGGTGGTGATCACGGGGCGTCGCGAGATTACGGGGCGCATGGCCGGCTTCTACCAGCGCCTGTCGCGTGGACACGGGCACTTCTTCACGCGCGAGCAAGTGGACAGGCGCAACCCGGCCAACATGACGGACCTGTTCCGCATGATTCCCGGGGTGAGAGTCGACTCGCGCGGCTTCAACAACCATGTGCGCTTCCGCGGCGCCCGCTGCGCCCCGCTCACCTGGCTCGACGGGTCGCCGCTCTATGCGGGCGAATTCGACCTCGACTCGGTGGATCCGCGCTCGTTCGAGGGGATCGAGATCTACAGCGGCGCGGCGTCGGTTCCCGCCGAGTTCCAGGGGAACCGCTCGCTGTCCAGCGCTTGCGGGACGATCATCCTCTGGTCCAAACAGGGAGAGCTGCGCCCCAAGAAGCGGAAGAAGGGCGACCTCTCACCGGCCGCCGAGATCGCGCAGGCGGTGCAGCAGCTCTCCGTCTTCACCCCCGACCAGGTGGACCAGCAGGCGCGCGTGGACTCCACGCGGCTGCAACGCCCGGTGTATCCGGACTCGCTGTACACCAACATGGTGCCGGGGCGCGTGCTGGCGGAGTTTGTCGTGGACGCGAAGGGCTCGGTGAACCTCGACACCTTCAACGTGGTGACCACGACGCACCCCGGCTTCATCGAGTCGGTGCGCATCTCGCTGCGCGACCAGGCGTTCTACCCGGCGGTGCGCAAGGGGCAGCCGGTGCAGCAGGTGGTGCAGCTCCCCTTCACGTTCATTCCCGACTCGACGGCGTTGCGCAAGCGTTAGGCGACGGTCGAGGCGGCCTTCGCCTCGGCCTCGGCACGCTGTTCCTCCTCCTCGTCCTTCATCCACTGCGGGATGGCCACCGCCATGCCCATGGCATGGAAGCCCTTGTCGACGTAAACCGTGGCGCCGGTGATTCCGCTGGCCAGAGGCGAGGCGAGGAAGGCGGCGGTGTGCCCCACTTCCATCGCCGACAGCTCGTTGGTAAGCGGCGCGTTGAGGCGATAGTAGGAGACCATCTTCTCGACGATCCCGATGGCGCTGGCGGCGCGCGAGGCCAGTGGGCCGGCGGAGATCGTGTTGACGCGGATGCCCCAGCGGCGCCCGGCCTCGAACGAGAGCTGGCGCGTGTCGGCTTCGAGGGCGGCCTTGGCGGTGGACATCCCGCCGCCGTAGCCGCGCACCACGCGCTCGGCGGCGAGGTACGAGAGCGATAGGACCGAGCCGCCGCGGTTCATCAGCGGCGCGAGGTTGCGCGTGAGGGAGACCAGCGAGTAGGCGCTGGTGCCGACGGCGGCGAGGTAGCCGGCGCGCGAGGTATCGACCAGCGCCTTGCGCACCTCCGGGCCATTGGCGAGGGAGTGGACGACGATGTCGAGCCCTCCTTGGCCAAAGTCGGCGGCGATGGCGTTGGCCATCCCCGTGATGGAGAAGTCGCCGACGTCCTTGTACCGCTTGCTGCTGCGGATGTCGTCGGGGGCGTCATCGAGCGTGTCGTACGCGGCATCGAGCGGGTAGATCTGCTTGAACTGCAGCAGTTCGCCGTTGGAGAGTCGACGCGAGTCGTCGATTTTCCCGCGATCGAGGAGGTTGCGGAAGATGTTGAGCGCAGGGGGCCAGGTGGCGACGACGATTTCCGCGCCGGCCTCGGCCATGGCCTTGGCAATCGCGAAGCCGAACCCGTTGTCGTCGGCGACGCCGGCCACGAGGGCGCGCTT
This DNA window, taken from Gemmatimonadaceae bacterium, encodes the following:
- a CDS encoding amidohydrolase gives rise to the protein MSSSPVVISTPTTGVPIHLDAPARARDRFTHDELARLVALRRELHRHPELSWKEYATSDRLAAVAESLGGTVTRVANTGIVARFKGRDPLAPVVAVRGDIDALPIHEETGLDYASAVPGVMHACGHDVHATWAIGAAMDLVRHPARGDVLVVLQPAEEIGAGAPAILASGALDGVAAIFGGHVDRRFDVGQVIAEPGPLAASADSFQITLVGRGAHGARPHEAADAVVAAAAVITALQTIVARRLDPAAPAVCTVGSVHAGVAPNVIPETATLTGTLRAMDPDTRRRLGEEVTRLATQVGEAYGVRAEVSLELGTPPIVNPVREAAWARQAATTVLGEHAVVPFGITNMGGEDFAFYMEKIPGCFLRIGAREPGGASIAAHSPRFYAADGSILVGAAVLAECARLASEALANA
- a CDS encoding protein kinase, producing the protein MAKLCPQCGKEYGDDDRFCTIDGAALVASGSGANALIGTVLADRYLVKERLGEGGMGEVYLAEHVRIKRKVAVKLMRSWMLGDPVAVSRFHREAENASQISHPNVAQIYDFGETSDGMIYLAMEFVPGEPLSSILDREGRLHTVRAVEIIRQTSEALVAAHGMGILHRDLKPDNVMVARTRAGTDLVKLVDFGIARMMSRGTQQFTSTGMIVGTPDYMSPEQLTGDVLDERSDLYALALIAFRVLTGSSAFKASGGGDALMARMLGKPRALGEVLPEVEWPAGLQAAFDRALDVEPSARYADAMEFVAELDGAVSEMPLTEEDQAYLLLLSQRMATPSRGGMAIDSSTPVRSMSAVRGSLNPTPTSGERSVSVVTPPSESQAIPRPTLPPTTVSPAATPGVAGDGDTGERRAPTVETAASRAIEPAPDVTKATPTVKVRHAGATTPLPAVGDGADARHLSPPSERPAAARGGKLGMLAAAALGIAVLGFAATKMLGGKGEQPPAVSAATDSIVSEVAPSASDSAPSATLPAAAGADSEYVQRARSGVLFVTSSAGRGSAFLVDSAGIFLTAASLVPPDQRVDVFIDGEHSVKASVASIDSANGVAALVVSPRRCRRCRTLDVGRRDTTATAAAVGDSLLALRVVGRSTVTQQPVVVARVSGTTLAAAGAVGNAALGAPVLNPRTGGVAGIVTRRRGSTAIVGAGALRSLLHTARGAAAAIVPDTTLTRSWPARPVPSDAIAAAEAGSVDLQQYRVTQGGFDVLAMTPQLLAWRMAKSAPAPSDNPFDIGARTPAGPPDPLLEWKAWRDYREERRAVVILEVSPDKAAYPQRPDKPLDARKGDFYSMSITRNGTPLIPLESQTIHAVGNPDAYKRDRKSVPNAGIYVFHPSDFADPSAAYQVQVVDADQKRRVTMSLTPAMLQSIARDLGGWLR
- a CDS encoding D-aminoacylase encodes the protein MSSHSRALRGTIRIAPVFAAFMLAACSRGPAPRLVPDRAPYDVIIENGRIVDGSGNPWFAGDLAIRGDRIAAITIAGGLRNATARERIDARNRVVAPGFIDIQSHSWDAFLWQDGRVLSKVTQGVTSEILGEATTPAPANAHVDTLLGADAFAPRRAALQPGFHGSRGFGAWLTAMERNGISVNAGSYLGATTVRAYVMGQAPGMPNASQSDTMRAVVRRAMADGAFGISTALIYPPGSYASTGELVEMAKAMAPFQGGYITHMRSEDDSLFQAMDEAFRIGREGGVRVDIYHLKASNRRNWGKAPAMVARIDSARASGFDVAATMYPYPFSGNNLGECFPDWAAENGKLMDNLRNADTRARIVREMTDMNGAPLCQLEGPGAYMIGGFTRAEHKQYEGKYLADIATAMNRPWPDAVIELILAEGHDLDKINFTMSEENVRMQLKSPWVSIGSDAGGVDPDSTTIVVHPRSYGTYPRILGRYVREQHLLTLEDAVRRMSGAVASRLALRDRGLLREGLFADVVIFDPATIIDRATPQQPHQLSTGVEQVWVNGVRVLRDGRHTNARPGRALRGPGWDGTVVR
- a CDS encoding carboxypeptidase regulatory-like domain-containing protein; amino-acid sequence: MMYTRPSRPGSGQRAVVVAVFLACLTALPAAAQKGEVGTGGIKGIVRDSSGAAVEGAQVSVKGVDIHGESGAGGEFLFAKANAGALTIQVRRIGFLPETATVNVLAGTTINAEFTLRRVVVALTPVVITGRREITGRMAGFYQRLSRGHGHFFTREQVDRRNPANMTDLFRMIPGVRVDSRGFNNHVRFRGARCAPLTWLDGSPLYAGEFDLDSVDPRSFEGIEIYSGAASVPAEFQGNRSLSSACGTIILWSKQGELRPKKRKKGDLSPAAEIAQAVQQLSVFTPDQVDQQARVDSTRLQRPVYPDSLYTNMVPGRVLAEFVVDAKGSVNLDTFNVVTTTHPGFIESVRISLRDQAFYPAVRKGQPVQQVVQLPFTFIPDSTALRKR
- a CDS encoding enoyl-[acyl-carrier-protein] reductase codes for the protein MLSIDLTGKRALVAGVADDNGFGFAIAKAMAEAGAEIVVATWPPALNIFRNLLDRGKIDDSRRLSNGELLQFKQIYPLDAAYDTLDDAPDDIRSSKRYKDVGDFSITGMANAIAADFGQGGLDIVVHSLANGPEVRKALVDTSRAGYLAAVGTSAYSLVSLTRNLAPLMNRGGSVLSLSYLAAERVVRGYGGGMSTAKAALEADTRQLSFEAGRRWGIRVNTISAGPLASRAASAIGIVEKMVSYYRLNAPLTNELSAMEVGHTAAFLASPLASGITGATVYVDKGFHAMGMAVAIPQWMKDEEEEQRAEAEAKAASTVA